A window of Sphingobacterium sp. SRCM116780 contains these coding sequences:
- a CDS encoding WG repeat-containing protein produces MIIILLIVSVSSRAQSLFFDSEKEEFLEQLRNKSIPEIRIVFADQVESIHNFQQQLKRISSFNSNKTEVVYTEETAESTTPYTLPDAKLIEEQFHATIKTSVFNQLFSLPNSDFQISPPDQEDDDHVAYLDLNYVVNQAYKDGKSYGSEEVGLRAIDSLKAIASQHIPTKMATVKMNVSLQEMSYRNGKIYLDWVNKNKVKFRVDTTINKDLLEVYALTSNGKLVDHKNFTRSSYKPDGSIEILLKEIDLLFADFVKKIDTNEFGSKEDLINEVKNRINTLKLPERSPVDYKEYGFKGNVAHLVFYFKEDSKLFKQDITAYNKETKKNQYEVFSDENERKGISDVDGNIRIKEQYKSLQKENDHYYYATDTAYHHTNYYFDEKKNVLINLKMDGYLDGQENGMVVIRKIVNRDTVNHENEYLHGLYNKEGKLILPLTYRSLQVIGQVIIAQKEDTYSLLNLNGQPLNDEKFDEVNRASDLENEMEYPLLIANKNDKYGILDLEGNQLCPFKYDAINSFYNGKAVVVQVNKDGDDRFGLIDNNLKEIVPLEYDLIFNYKDGMAIFMKDGRYGLLDEKGQIMEPAIYDSMEEVSDGMVVVRNDEGKYGAINNKGELTVPFIFSEINDFQAGYAFVMTEDQYGIIDKMGKYMLQGKKPGSYGLSLNWKGKKRTYLFNDKLYNYKGDLIKKQ; encoded by the coding sequence ATGATCATAATACTGTTAATCGTATCGGTTAGCAGTCGGGCACAGTCGTTATTTTTTGATAGTGAAAAAGAAGAATTTCTAGAACAGTTAAGGAATAAATCTATTCCAGAAATAAGAATAGTATTTGCTGATCAGGTTGAAAGTATTCATAACTTTCAACAGCAATTAAAACGCATAAGCAGCTTTAATAGCAATAAAACAGAAGTCGTATATACGGAAGAAACAGCAGAAAGTACAACTCCATATACACTACCAGATGCCAAGTTGATAGAAGAGCAATTTCATGCAACGATAAAAACATCAGTTTTTAATCAGCTATTCTCCTTGCCCAATTCTGACTTCCAAATTAGTCCTCCTGATCAAGAAGATGATGATCATGTAGCTTATCTTGACCTAAATTATGTTGTGAATCAGGCTTATAAAGATGGAAAATCGTACGGTAGTGAAGAAGTAGGATTAAGGGCTATAGATAGTCTGAAAGCTATTGCTAGTCAGCATATCCCTACAAAGATGGCAACCGTAAAAATGAATGTTTCCCTACAAGAAATGTCTTACAGAAATGGTAAGATTTATTTGGATTGGGTCAATAAAAACAAAGTAAAATTCCGTGTAGATACGACTATCAATAAAGACTTGTTGGAAGTATATGCACTTACAAGCAATGGTAAACTTGTCGATCACAAAAACTTTACACGTTCAAGCTATAAACCTGATGGTAGCATAGAAATTTTATTAAAAGAAATAGATTTGTTGTTTGCTGATTTCGTAAAAAAAATTGATACCAATGAATTTGGGAGTAAAGAAGACTTGATCAATGAAGTAAAGAACAGGATCAATACCCTTAAATTACCTGAAAGATCTCCAGTAGATTATAAAGAATACGGCTTTAAAGGTAATGTTGCACATCTTGTATTTTACTTTAAGGAAGACAGTAAATTATTCAAGCAGGATATTACAGCCTATAATAAAGAAACGAAAAAAAACCAATATGAGGTTTTTAGCGATGAAAATGAACGAAAAGGTATTTCCGATGTAGATGGAAACATTCGAATTAAAGAACAATATAAATCATTGCAAAAGGAAAATGATCATTATTATTATGCTACCGACACGGCTTATCATCATACGAACTATTACTTTGATGAGAAGAAGAATGTATTGATCAATTTAAAAATGGATGGTTATTTAGACGGTCAGGAAAACGGTATGGTCGTCATACGGAAAATTGTTAATAGGGATACTGTAAATCATGAAAATGAATATTTACATGGGCTGTATAACAAAGAAGGAAAACTAATTCTTCCTTTAACATACCGATCACTCCAAGTAATAGGTCAGGTCATTATTGCACAAAAAGAAGACACATACAGTTTGTTAAACTTAAATGGCCAACCTCTGAATGATGAAAAATTTGATGAAGTAAATCGGGCATCAGATCTTGAAAATGAAATGGAATATCCATTACTTATTGCTAACAAGAATGACAAGTATGGTATTTTAGATCTAGAAGGAAATCAGCTTTGTCCATTTAAATATGATGCTATTAATTCCTTTTATAATGGAAAAGCTGTTGTTGTACAAGTTAACAAAGATGGTGATGATCGATTTGGACTGATCGATAATAACTTGAAAGAGATAGTTCCGTTAGAATACGATCTTATTTTTAATTATAAAGATGGGATGGCTATTTTCATGAAAGATGGTCGGTATGGATTATTGGATGAAAAAGGTCAGATTATGGAGCCTGCCATTTATGATAGTATGGAAGAGGTTTCAGATGGTATGGTGGTGGTGCGGAATGATGAAGGGAAATATGGTGCCATAAACAACAAAGGAGAATTAACTGTTCCATTCATTTTTTCTGAAATAAATGATTTTCAAGCTGGTTACGCTTTTGTGATGACAGAAGATCAATATGGTATTATAGATAAAATGGGGAAATATATGCTGCAGGGTAAAAAGCCAGGTAGCTATGGTCTTAGCTTAAACTGGAAAGGCAAAAAAAGAACCTATCTTTTTAATGATAAACTTTACAATTATAAAGGCGATTTGATAAAGAAACAATAG
- a CDS encoding redoxin domain-containing protein codes for MKKIYALFLVVLFFNKATSQGLHVQDKFPIHSITGYQPANNLKLVAFIPSLYLDCEYASMLSTSFHYYFVQGLAFPSGQKPKIDIILVVNDKDKWTDNDLTNQSKIFKLENRNILDSMKVIYDETGYIYTSVGLPVFRPFSKQQVQQTSSPLKISSDSLSFNLSMSPEQPSDSLLNKSSVLFLLDADNKILFKDTAYRAQGEHLKPLENYMKQFLSLTSRDTNHQEYTMLKIGDKAPDFILKDPNNIFPTKKLLDDKEKWKIITFYPAAFSGTLPSALSHGGMLARIASCSAQIQSFDKIILGSTEIRYAISSSTMPLLKYWGSTLQTYNTVYLNDEDYEIAKQYNAYNKNGYNNRLTYIIAPNGIIKYIDLNYTNEDEQQLPEKMRELTKSKK; via the coding sequence ATGAAAAAAATTTATGCCTTATTTCTTGTAGTTTTATTCTTTAATAAAGCTACATCACAGGGACTACATGTTCAAGATAAATTTCCTATCCACAGTATTACTGGTTATCAACCTGCGAACAATCTCAAATTAGTTGCATTCATTCCCAGCCTGTACTTGGACTGTGAATATGCCAGTATGCTCAGCACTTCTTTTCATTACTATTTTGTGCAGGGACTTGCATTTCCATCTGGACAAAAGCCAAAGATTGACATTATTTTGGTCGTAAACGATAAGGATAAATGGACAGATAATGATTTAACGAACCAGAGTAAGATTTTCAAACTCGAAAACCGAAATATATTGGATAGTATGAAGGTTATTTATGATGAAACTGGTTATATATATACATCCGTTGGTTTGCCTGTATTTCGTCCCTTTTCGAAACAACAGGTGCAACAAACGTCCTCCCCCCTGAAGATATCGTCAGATTCATTATCTTTCAACCTTTCTATGTCACCTGAACAACCATCCGATTCACTATTAAACAAAAGTTCTGTTTTATTCCTTTTAGATGCAGACAATAAAATTCTTTTTAAAGACACAGCCTACCGCGCTCAGGGAGAACATTTAAAACCGCTGGAAAATTATATGAAGCAATTTCTTTCCTTAACCTCGCGGGATACCAATCATCAGGAATATACTATGCTTAAAATCGGAGACAAAGCTCCTGATTTTATTCTGAAAGATCCGAATAATATCTTCCCAACAAAAAAGTTGTTAGATGATAAAGAAAAATGGAAAATAATCACATTCTATCCAGCAGCATTTAGCGGTACACTCCCGAGTGCTTTATCTCATGGGGGCATGCTTGCTCGTATAGCAAGCTGTTCTGCGCAAATACAGTCTTTCGATAAAATCATATTGGGATCTACTGAAATAAGATATGCTATTTCCAGCTCTACCATGCCACTGCTCAAGTATTGGGGTTCTACTTTACAAACATACAACACGGTTTACTTAAATGATGAGGACTATGAAATAGCCAAACAATACAACGCTTATAACAAAAATGGTTATAACAACAGGCTTACCTATATTATTGCACCTAATGGCATCATAAAATATATAGACTTAAACTATACCAATGAAGATGAACAACAACTACCAGAAAAGATGCGAGAGCTCACAAAATCCAAAAAATAA
- a CDS encoding DUF4844 domain-containing protein, whose translation MQNQTQQIIELNKKQTKEETKKLQQQNVLTSAESEQLNNRLVQDLDYYLNHQDIDAKDITRLFKETVQSFENIKITHQVFIVIASTYYCISSQRMMRNYPPKIEMEIQIQVNKAMNDWFAKYQTGNDRLDDLIIQVKNYKKLAFNKDIKADEYTVILNTLTTIRQDGLLTDETMKQMLLIDMAKYANRSNNSNLEILNIYNTVNDIRNLGIEKELTTIYDSNFMQSALPTYSQLKKQVTKRFKWMLQEDLIETEEYVLFTQTILSAIDFCEKSNDDDKEVIKERLVKSIGTLSRSELETEDREAVVDWYYMLAEIKNVNINEELNHWLYPFLKK comes from the coding sequence ATGCAAAACCAGACACAACAGATTATTGAACTGAATAAAAAGCAAACCAAAGAGGAAACGAAAAAGCTGCAACAGCAAAACGTACTTACATCTGCAGAAAGCGAACAGTTGAACAATCGACTAGTACAAGATTTGGATTATTATCTCAATCACCAAGATATAGATGCAAAGGATATTACAAGGCTTTTTAAAGAAACAGTTCAGAGCTTTGAAAATATCAAAATAACGCATCAGGTTTTTATAGTGATTGCTTCCACATATTATTGTATCAGCAGCCAAAGGATGATGAGAAATTATCCGCCCAAAATAGAAATGGAAATTCAGATTCAAGTCAATAAGGCTATGAACGATTGGTTTGCAAAATACCAGACTGGAAACGACAGATTGGATGATTTAATCATCCAGGTAAAGAATTATAAGAAACTAGCTTTTAACAAAGACATCAAAGCCGACGAATACACTGTTATATTAAATACACTGACTACTATAAGACAAGACGGCCTGCTCACAGATGAGACCATGAAACAAATGTTGTTAATCGATATGGCGAAGTATGCAAACCGCAGCAACAACAGCAACCTGGAGATACTAAACATCTACAACACTGTAAATGATATCAGAAACTTAGGTATTGAAAAAGAACTAACCACTATTTATGATAGTAATTTTATGCAATCCGCCTTACCCACTTACAGCCAATTGAAGAAACAGGTGACAAAACGGTTTAAATGGATGTTGCAGGAAGATTTAATAGAAACAGAGGAGTATGTTTTATTTACCCAAACGATCTTAAGTGCCATCGACTTCTGTGAAAAATCCAATGATGACGACAAAGAAGTCATAAAAGAACGACTCGTCAAAAGTATTGGTACATTGAGCAGGAGTGAATTGGAAACAGAGGATCGTGAAGCAGTGGTTGATTGGTATTATATGTTAGCTGAAATAAAAAATGTGAATATAAATGAAGAACTAAATCACTGGTTGTATCCATTTCTAAAAAAGTAA